Genomic window (Oncorhynchus masou masou isolate Uvic2021 chromosome 9, UVic_Omas_1.1, whole genome shotgun sequence):
AGCCCAAATTAAAGGACACAAACcgttgtgcctggcacctacaacaataccctgtttaaaggcacttaaatattttgtcttgcccattcacctctgaatggaacacatacacaatccaggcctaaaaattcttatttaacttgtctcctccccttcatctacactaatgTGAGTGTGACATCAACAatagatcatagctttcacctggtcagtctgtcatggaaagatcaggttaatgttttgtatactcagtgtatgctAATGATAGAAGCTACACAATCTATATAATTTGCCTACAGAGAATATTGAAATGGACAGCAAGGGATGTGTAATTTGCTAACCAGGGCACCTTGTCATTCACTATGGAACATGACACCGAGGCTCTGTTTTGATAGAGAAGTTACTGGGTCATGACAAAGGGAGAACAGGTTTTGAAATGGGTTGACACAGGCAGCCCTTTTTTTCTGCTAGttgttcttttgaccaatcagatcagctctgaaaaatatctgatgtgattggttaaAAATTGGGCTCTTTGTGTAAACGTAGCATTGGTGACCATGTCGAAGAAACCCACATTTTTGATCTCTCCGCCCCACTGAAAACAACCCTCATCTTGGTTTCTCTGGAGGCATTTGAAGGCTACCTGATTTTCCCCTGCACATCAACATCTTTACCCGAGTCATTTTTAGGGCAGCCCACCATTCACCTATAATCCTATGTCATTCATCAACAAGCCTCTTACAGGTTCCTCCATCAGGTGAAATACGTGAAAGTTCTGTGTGCCTCAGTTTTGGGGTATGAAGAAACTGAAATTTTGTTAAAATCCCAGTGACGAGAGCCTCCTCACAGACAGCTCACATTCAGATAGGCTATCATGGCCCCGGCTGTCCACCTGTACAGTGCAGACTGACTCTGTCAATTCCAGCTTTGCAGCGGCCTGGAACGCGCAGAACACAGTTCAAAGTCCATGTCCATGGTGATCAGACctggctcgtgtgtgtgtgtgtgtgtattggtgctTGCTATGGGGCAGTGGAAGCCCAGCTGCCACACACCCTAGTAGGCTGTGGAaagaagaagggggggggggggggttccttcCTTCTACAGGCTGGACCTGCTCTCGGTCTGTTAAGGAAAGGCATGCACAGACTTCATTTTTTTGATATGGAGTGCTTTGACCAATCAGCAGTGGAGCAGCTGGGCATGCTCAGTAGGTACAGGGAGGTTAAACATTAGCCCTGGTGGTGGCACAACCGCTCCTCCTGCTAGAAACTAGATCTTTGTGTTGCAGCTTGTTTTGGTTCACAAGTAGAAACAAATATTACTTCTCAGCCACGGTAATGGGAATTTCTGTCTTTGAACATTTCTCAACGAGGCAATAGAAAACCATGGTGTGACCTATGTCTAGTCTGGGGATTTTATAGGCATACATGTATGTTAGGTTCAGGCTGCTGTCTTTCTTCACTGGGAGCTGTTGACAAAAGTGCTATGTCTTCAGTGTTTTATGTATTCCACAGCATTGTGCAGTTCATCAATTCAAGTTGTGTGGCATGAGGAAAGGAATTTGCAGGAATGATTTCACTACTTTACTGTAAGTCATTTGTTAGTCTAGGCCTATTCACAGGAGTAACACCTTATCAGGTTTCATTTCAGTAGTTTCTTAGAAGCTCTGCTCCCACCTGTAAACTGCCATGATAGTTTTTAAAGAATTTCTTGTAAGTCTTTTTGGCCAAGCTACCATTGGACAGTTTCCTTTTGACCATCACATGTTGTTCTCCCAGTGCCGTGCTTATTGTCAGCTGTGTGAACAGGGCTGATGCATTTGGAATCTATTTGCCGCTCACATACCCTTCTAGTTTCTGTGGGCgtgattacacacacactatagaataCCTGCTATGGTCTTTACACTATATTACCCAGGTGTATTAtgccattttttgggggggtgagtGTCAAATGAGACACAGGCTATTCAAAATGTTAACTACTGTCTTAACTTTAATATCTTGTTTGACACTATAATCCTGCACTCCAAATGAGTGAAACTAAAATACTCACAGATCTCCCTCCAATAAGCTAACCTTAGCCTTTCTCGGTCTCTTTCTCGCTCTACAGGTGTAGCTGCTAGGGTCCTGAGGAGATGCCACTGAGGTTCCGGTCTATTGTCCCGTACACACTGCCTGGAGTGCTGGCGCTTATAGGCTGGTGGTGGTACATCTCGCGCAAGAAAGAGCAAATCACCAACCATGACAGTGAGGAGGGGGCAGCGGCCATGGGCTTGCTGGCGTCCCCGGCCCCCAGTGATGGCAGCAACGGCCTGGTAGAGAAAGGGACAGTGTCCCTCTGCGCCACAGCCACTACCCccacaaccagcagcagcagctgcagagACGGAACAGCCAGCAGCAGAGTTAGACCATCCAAGGCCAAAGAGCAAAGGTCAACAGAACAGGAGGTCATAGCACAAATTCACATCCCAGCTATTAAGGCCCAGGCAGTAGAGGTACAGAGTACGTCCTGTTCACCTACAGAGAGGGCCTCCCACCACCCAGACAGAGCCAACGCAGTCACAGACCCTGGTGTAGATAGGTGCCAACAGACACCCAGGAGCAGTTCTTCTCCTGCAGCCTCACCCTTACAAACACAGAACAGGAAGGAGAGCTGGGCTCTCCACGGAGAACACGGGGCCACTGGGCAGAGACCGCCAGTCGCCATTGCCTATGTTACAAATCCGGTGAAATCAATGGTTACTGAGCAGGTCCCTGCTTCAGTGAAGGAGGCCATCGCCACAGCATCAGAAGCACTTGTTCTCTCCCAGACGGCCCACGCCACGAGTTCCTCCACAGCAGCAGACCTGATGAATGCAGAGAGGCCTGAGCCAGAGGGGGAGGTGGCAGCAGCACATGAGGCAGCAGTGGCCTTCAACCAGAACCTACAAGTGGAGCTGGTGGCTAAAGATGCCCTCCTGGTCCCCTCCAGCAGTACCAAAGATGAGCTGCTCTCCTCGTCCTTCATCCCAGCTGAGACACCGGCCCAAGCCCTGAAAGTAGTCGCACATGAGCTTCTTTTCCCAGAGACCCCCACATCTTCGCAGGGCTCCTACCATGCTGTTGTGACTAGTATTTCGGCCTTCCCGGCCCAAGGCCACCAGCAGGAGAATGGGGCCCCCTGCAGCAGCGAGGAGCTGGAGGACCTGGCAGCAGGTCTGATCACTGAGGTCATTTGGGCAGCCACCCAGGAGGTCCTCAGTGTTGCCTCCTGTCCAGAGACCTGGCTCGGCCAATCCGCTGCCGAGCCCTGCTGCAGAAGCACCCCGCTGGCCAATGGGAGGCCATGCTCTGAGCAAGAGCCACTCACAAGGAACATGCAGGAAGGGTCCTCCCCAATAAGCCACACTGAGATGGAGTGGAGAGCGCAGCAGAAAGAAGGGATGCCCAACGGTTGCCCGCCCGCCCCCGCATGGGAGCCAATGGGGACCGCAAACGCACTGAATAACCCCTGGGTGGCAGCAGCAGCATCCTCGCAGGTGGGGAGGCGTGAGGCCAGCAGCGTACCTGTCAACCTGGACAAACTGAAGGGAAATGAAGGGGCGATGGTGGCCGAGGACTCAGCCTGCAGTACGTGCCACTCTGAGGATGGGGTCAGCATTGAGGACCAGCAGAGCAGGGAGAGCCAGGAGGATCTGATCCAGGTGTCAGGGATGTCTGAGGGGGAGGGTGGTCTGCGCCAGGCCCCAGAAGAGGTAGTGACCACAGAACAAGTGATGGCAGCCCTACCAGGCCATGTACTGGGGGCTGTTGGTGAAATGAAGAGGCTCAACGGCATGGCCCTGAGGAATGGTTCTCACGGGATGAGTGAGACTGAGACCGATCAGTCTGGAGGTAAGATTACAGACCACACAGTGTAGTGGAGTCAGGCTCATAGCAGCACAGATCTACACATGGCTGAGGGGAATGTTTGATTGGTTGGTCTATCATTTGGAAAGTCACCGGCTTTGGTcttagatctggtaaaataacTGAGATCACCAAATAGTAGCTGTAAGAGTAAATGTCTGAAGTGGGCCAAAACAAGTTGCCCATCTAAGAAATGCTTGCAGAATCATGTTGTGACTACCAGCTAGTCTGCCACCAGCAAAAAAAAAGCATACAGTTGAGGTGATGGTATTCTTTACTGTACTTTACTTAATGTTCTTTGCTGTTGATGGTGGCTAATACAGAACAGTGAGGTGGCTAGTTACCTTTCATAGTGTAGGTTGAAGTTAGTCTCTAGATGCTGTTTTACTACTTACCACCCTGAGGCTATAGGGACTCTAGCTGTGTTTCTACTAGATACCACCCTGAGGCTATAGGGACTCTAGCTGTGTTTCTACTAGATACCACCCTGAGGCTATAGGGACTCTAGCTGTGTTTCTACTAGATACCACCCTGAGGCTATAGGGACTCTAGCTGTGTTTCTACTAGATACCACCCTGAGGCTATAGGGACTCTAGCTGTGTTTCTACTAGATGCCACCCCGAGGCTATAGGGACTCTAGCTGTGTTTCTACTAGATACCACCCTGAGGCTATAGGGACTCTAGCTGTGTTTCTACTAGATACCACCCTGAGGCTATAGGGACTCTAGCTGTGTTTCTACTAGATGCCACCCCGAGGCTAT
Coding sequences:
- the akap1b gene encoding A kinase (PRKA) anchor protein 1b, with amino-acid sequence MPLRFRSIVPYTLPGVLALIGWWWYISRKKEQITNHDSEEGAAAMGLLASPAPSDGSNGLVEKGTVSLCATATTPTTSSSSCRDGTASSRVRPSKAKEQRSTEQEVIAQIHIPAIKAQAVEVQSTSCSPTERASHHPDRANAVTDPGVDRCQQTPRSSSSPAASPLQTQNRKESWALHGEHGATGQRPPVAIAYVTNPVKSMVTEQVPASVKEAIATASEALVLSQTAHATSSSTAADLMNAERPEPEGEVAAAHEAAVAFNQNLQVELVAKDALLVPSSSTKDELLSSSFIPAETPAQALKVVAHELLFPETPTSSQGSYHAVVTSISAFPAQGHQQENGAPCSSEELEDLAAGLITEVIWAATQEVLSVASCPETWLGQSAAEPCCRSTPLANGRPCSEQEPLTRNMQEGSSPISHTEMEWRAQQKEGMPNGCPPAPAWEPMGTANALNNPWVAAAASSQVGRREASSVPVNLDKLKGNEGAMVAEDSACSTCHSEDGVSIEDQQSRESQEDLIQVSGMSEGEGGLRQAPEEVVTTEQVMAALPGHVLGAVGEMKRLNGMALRNGSHGMSETETDQSGGSDVNSMDSVDSGCTMGARDSSGSPAMALGSELIVWEIEVPKHLVGRLIGKQGRYVSFLKQSSGAKIYISTLPYTQEFQICHIEGSQQQVDKALSLIGKKFKDLNLTNLYAPPPLPLTLPSLPMTSWLLLPSGVTVEVIVVNIVSAGHLFVQQHTHPTYHALRSLDQQMFLCYSQPDTPTLPSPAEVGVICAAPAVEGAWWRAQVISFYQETSEVEIRYVDYGGYDRVKIDTLRQIRSDFVTLPFQGAEVLLDNIAPLPGEKSFSTEASSALEEMTRGVALLAQVTNYDNNTGLPLVQMWNMVGEELVSVNRTLAERVMGTWVDSF